Proteins found in one Drosophila innubila isolate TH190305 chromosome X, UK_Dinn_1.0, whole genome shotgun sequence genomic segment:
- the LOC117787196 gene encoding uncharacterized protein LOC117787196 has product MSTSIKGLRIPSNNYPSSINSRSRNGSQNSRESRISKGTQDTKLAHGNGLRNEVNPIQSQKSSSSIISDFAHLRPRGGLRGKSYWRDVIDEVEFAVHCVSQPRLPVIDYSLVLPPRLRERVKQIQAYDNSKSDDVVFIRDEMRDERPHDYQIASEQDSREEGQDGAPLITDLGKKKVEEHFSESQHSDIVRMDHEFEKFDLRLDEPVGHTHRTIDKTSWYAKFLCATRDERVCWDSRVERSKPGDSVYTLDEQAENLMDASAERFIHWLNSIGTLDTSMTPEKVKNLFSIKGDRTLLASVKTDPKEVNAIAQTVADKWNKPHMAIELKYEKHINDHAMRVTQKPLLSAFGRTVPLKERPWVKRSGDKVIETVYPNDLLTREKIFKGITHLRSTTALIDFYLNNPKLARPLYLLQGGDFQEMSTSESVVEIPLYEYLGLRY; this is encoded by the exons ATGTCAACATCCATAAAGGGGTTAAGGATCCCTTCAAACAATTATCCCAGCAGTATAAACAGTCGCAGCAGAAATGGCAGTCAAAATAGTAGGGAGAGTCGTATCAGTAAGGGAACACAGGATACTAAACTCGCACACGGAAACGGACTGCGGAACGAAGTGAATCCAATCCAATCCCAAAAGAGCTCAAGCAGTATTATCAGCGACTTCGCACATCTTCGGCCGAGAGGCGGTCTGCGTGGAAAGTCCTATTGGCGCGATGTCATTGACGAAGTTGAGTTCGCGGTACATTGCGTTTCGCAACCTCGTTTGCCCGTCATCGACTACTCGCTAGTGTTGCCACCCCGTCTGCGGGAGCGGGTTAAGCAGATACAAGCCTATGACAATTCGAAATCAGATGATGTGGTTTTCATTCGGGATGAGATGCGGGATGAACGTCCACATGATTATCAGATTGCCAGTGAACAAGACAGCAGGGAAGAAGGTCAAGATGGAGCTCCACTC ATAACGGACCTtgggaaaaaaaaagtggaagaGCACTTCAGTGAGAGCCAACATTCGGATATAGTGCGTATGGACCATGAGTTTGAAAAGTTCGATCTCAGGCTGGATGAGCCAGTAGGTCATACACACCGCACAATCGATAAGACCAGTTGGTATGCGAAGTTCCTGTGCGCTACGCGGGATGAACGCGTCTGTTGGGACTCGAGAGTGGAACGGTCAAAGCCGGGAGATTCGGTGTACACGCTTGATGAGCAGGCGGAGAATCTGATGGATGCG TCAGCTGAACGTTTTATTCATTGGCTTAATTCGATTGGCACTTTGGATACATCCATGACACCGGAGAAGGTTAAGAACTTATTCTCCATTAAAGGCGATCGTACGCTTTTAGCGTCTGTTAAAACGGATCCAAAGGAAGTCAATGCCATAGCCCAAACCGTAGCCGACAAGTGGAACAAACCTCAC atGGCAATTGAGCTTAAATACGAGAAACACATCAATGACCATGCAATGCGTGTAACACAAAAACCGCTTCTCAGCGCCTTTGGTCGAACTGTGCCTCTTAAGGAGCGACCATGGGTAAAACGCTCCGGCGACAAGGTTATCGAAACTGTGTATCCAAATGATCTGCTGACGCGCGAGAAAATCTTTAAGGGCATCACTCATCTTCGCAGTACCACAGCgctaattgatttttatttaaacaatccAAAATTGGCACGGCctttgtatttattgcaaGGTGGAGACTTCCAAGAAATGAGCACAAGCGAATCGGTTGTCGAAATTCCACTGTATGAATATTTAGGCCTTCGTTACTAA